In Chryseobacterium camelliae, one DNA window encodes the following:
- the porX gene encoding T9SS response regulator signal transducer PorX, with the protein MSEKILWIDDEIDLLKPHIVFLEKKGYHVTPVNNVNEALELMDSEKFALTLIDENMPGISGLEAIPMIKEKDNALKIVMVTKSEEEHIMEEAIGSQIADYILKPVNPNQILLSLKKNLQEDNLVEQKTILQYQQEFRNLSMELSYLRTYQEWAEYYKKILNWEIKFDKVTDNEFADLLQSQKEEANIQFAKFIEKNYEDWLQGPDKPVMSHTLFKEKVKPEVEKDKVLLLMVDNLRYDQWRVIEPLFTKYYNKVSEDYYYSILPTATQYARNSFFAGLMPSEIEKRFPDKWFNDNEEGNKNEYERDFLEDQMKRIGLNSKSMKYLKVLNADFERKIYDDFNQHKNNDLLVIVYNFIDILSHAKTDNHIVDQLIRDDKTFRSLTYNWFENSSLLKIIKAAAESGFKLVITTDHGTVYVKKPSKVVGDRETSTNIRYKTGKSLTYDNSDVWAITNPEKLFLPKGNLSSKYIFAKNNIFLAYPKNYNHFVNYYKETYQHGGISLEECIIPFSILEPK; encoded by the coding sequence ATGTCGGAAAAGATATTATGGATAGATGATGAAATAGATTTACTTAAACCTCACATCGTATTTTTAGAAAAAAAGGGCTACCATGTAACCCCCGTAAATAACGTGAATGAAGCTCTGGAACTTATGGATTCGGAGAAGTTTGCGTTGACGCTCATTGATGAAAACATGCCCGGAATTTCCGGACTGGAAGCCATTCCAATGATCAAAGAGAAAGACAATGCTCTTAAAATCGTGATGGTGACCAAAAGTGAAGAGGAGCATATCATGGAGGAAGCCATCGGATCTCAGATTGCCGATTACATCCTGAAACCTGTAAACCCCAACCAGATCCTTTTATCGCTGAAGAAAAATCTCCAGGAAGATAATCTTGTGGAACAGAAAACGATCCTTCAGTATCAGCAGGAATTCAGAAACCTTTCTATGGAGCTATCCTACCTGAGAACATATCAGGAGTGGGCAGAATACTACAAAAAGATCCTGAACTGGGAAATCAAGTTCGATAAGGTTACTGATAATGAGTTTGCAGATCTGCTCCAGAGCCAGAAAGAGGAAGCCAACATTCAGTTTGCCAAATTTATTGAGAAGAACTATGAAGACTGGCTACAAGGTCCTGACAAACCGGTAATGAGCCATACGCTTTTCAAGGAAAAGGTAAAACCTGAGGTTGAAAAAGACAAGGTACTTTTGCTGATGGTAGACAATCTCCGTTACGACCAATGGAGGGTAATCGAGCCTCTGTTCACGAAATATTATAATAAAGTCTCTGAAGACTATTATTACAGTATTCTCCCAACGGCTACACAATATGCGAGAAATTCTTTCTTTGCAGGACTGATGCCTTCTGAAATTGAAAAACGTTTTCCGGATAAATGGTTCAATGATAATGAAGAAGGAAATAAAAATGAGTATGAACGGGATTTTCTTGAAGACCAGATGAAGAGGATCGGCCTGAACTCAAAGTCGATGAAGTACCTGAAAGTACTGAATGCAGATTTTGAGAGGAAGATTTATGATGATTTCAACCAGCATAAAAACAATGATCTTCTGGTGATCGTTTACAATTTCATTGATATCCTGTCACACGCTAAAACGGATAACCACATTGTAGACCAGTTAATCCGTGATGATAAAACGTTCAGATCGTTAACATACAACTGGTTTGAAAATTCTTCACTACTGAAAATCATCAAAGCAGCCGCGGAAAGCGGATTCAAACTTGTGATCACAACAGATCATGGCACAGTATATGTGAAAAAGCCAAGCAAGGTGGTAGGTGACCGTGAAACCTCAACCAACATCCGTTATAAGACCGGAAAGAGCCTTACTTATGATAACAGTGATGTCTGGGCCATTACCAACCCTGAAAAGCTGTTTTTGCCCAAAGGTAACCTGAGCTCAAAGTATATTTTTGCCAAGAATAATATTTTCTTAGCATATCCTAAAAATTACAACCACTTTGTAAATTACTATAAAGAAACATACCAGCACGGCGGAATATCCCTGGAGGAATGTATTATTCCGTTCAGCATATTAGAACCCAAATAG
- a CDS encoding septal ring lytic transglycosylase RlpA family protein has translation MIKRFILVIIMMISTFSTYSFSKYAADAKKTSYASYYNDKFNGRKTASGEIFDNSKFTAANRSLPFGTHIKVTNLNTGKEVIVKINDRGPYSSSRSLDMSKAAFKEIGDTGRGTIPVEYEIVD, from the coding sequence ATGATTAAAAGATTCATTCTCGTAATCATAATGATGATTTCAACCTTTAGCACATACTCTTTTAGCAAATATGCTGCTGACGCCAAAAAAACAAGTTACGCATCTTATTATAACGACAAATTCAACGGTAGAAAAACAGCCAGCGGAGAAATTTTTGATAATTCAAAATTTACCGCAGCCAACAGATCACTTCCTTTTGGTACCCATATCAAGGTAACCAACCTTAATACCGGTAAAGAGGTTATTGTTAAGATTAATGACCGTGGACCCTACTCTTCTTCCAGGTCTTTAGATATGTCAAAAGCTGCCTTTAAGGAAATCGGAGATACAGGCAGAGGAACCATTCCTGTTGAGTATGAAATTGTTGATTAA
- a CDS encoding exodeoxyribonuclease III — protein sequence MRLITYNVNGIRAAFTKDFLGWLKTADPDIICIQESKAGNDQIDIESFEKLGYHSYWHSAVRKGYSGVGIASKTKPNHVEYGCGIESYDSEGRIIRADFDGYSAISVYVPSASNIERLDFKMQFCHDFLDYIKELKKSITNLIISGDFNICHQAIDIHDPVRLKNVSGFLPMEREWMTSFIEECELIDSFRFFNDQPDHYTWWSYRQNARGKNKGWRLDYNFTSYTLKDQLSRAVILKEAVHSDHCPALVEIDL from the coding sequence ATGAGACTAATTACTTATAACGTAAACGGTATCCGGGCGGCCTTCACCAAAGATTTTCTAGGATGGCTGAAAACAGCTGATCCCGATATTATCTGCATCCAGGAAAGTAAGGCAGGAAACGACCAGATTGACATTGAAAGCTTTGAAAAACTCGGCTATCACAGTTACTGGCATTCTGCCGTGAGAAAAGGTTATAGCGGTGTAGGCATCGCTTCAAAGACAAAACCTAATCATGTAGAATATGGATGCGGTATTGAAAGCTACGACAGTGAGGGAAGGATCATCAGGGCTGACTTTGACGGATATTCTGCCATCTCAGTGTATGTACCCTCTGCCTCCAATATAGAGCGCCTGGATTTCAAAATGCAGTTCTGCCATGATTTTCTGGACTACATCAAAGAGCTTAAAAAAAGTATTACGAACCTCATTATCTCCGGTGATTTTAATATTTGTCACCAGGCGATCGACATCCATGACCCAGTTCGGCTGAAAAACGTATCAGGATTCCTGCCGATGGAAAGAGAATGGATGACCAGTTTTATTGAAGAATGCGAACTGATCGACAGTTTCAGGTTTTTCAATGACCAGCCTGATCATTACACATGGTGGAGTTACAGACAGAACGCGCGAGGAAAAAATAAAGGCTGGCGCCTCGACTATAATTTTACCTCCTATACTTTAAAAGACCAGCTTTCGAGGGCTGTGATTCTTAAAGAAGCCGTACATTCTGATCACTGCCCTGCTCTGGTAGAAATCGACCTATAA
- a CDS encoding YciI family protein: protein MFIISLTYSGPFEDIDRLIPEHNAFLDKHYESGSFIASGRKNPRTGGIIIANAASKSELEEIIKEDPFYRHQVANYEIAEFIPSKYNENFKLFIKES, encoded by the coding sequence ATGTTTATTATTTCCCTTACCTATTCCGGCCCTTTTGAAGATATTGACCGCCTTATTCCCGAACACAATGCTTTTCTTGATAAACATTATGAATCTGGCAGCTTTATAGCTTCCGGCAGGAAGAATCCCCGGACGGGGGGCATTATCATAGCCAATGCAGCATCAAAAAGTGAACTTGAGGAAATAATCAAGGAAGACCCATTTTACCGTCATCAGGTTGCCAACTATGAGATTGCCGAATTTATCCCTTCTAAATACAATGAAAATTTTAAGCTTTTTATCAAAGAATCATGA